Proteins co-encoded in one Desulfitobacterium hafniense DCB-2 genomic window:
- a CDS encoding DUF4118 domain-containing protein: MKSSWTDTFKTIGLLTAATLFSMGLRALAIGEQNVIMVYILSVFIISRTTNGYIYGSVGSALSVLLFNFFFTTPYYTFHVIQADYPVTLLIMLLVASLTSALTIRAGSQAQLALEREHRTELLYEISKQLLVTRGLDKIIHLINHYMIKLFERSAIFYAQDPGTSQGVLRQSPAEADASFMLAEDERAVAQWAFLHKAQAGLGSDTPMDSQGFYVPVIAQGKVLGVIGLSCAQGELNTAGRSLLQVITSQVALALERQHLSDEQRRLFVESEKEKMRSNLLRAISHDLRTPLTAILGASSALLENRQTLDEPTQQQLLANIKEDSQWLIRMVENLLSVTRIREGTMNVAKTAEAAEEIVAAAVSRIRKRFPQQRIKVDVPAELLLVPMDGTLIEQVLINLIENAIKHSPENAAIEVNVKKLEKEALFEVIDYGTGIPEQNFPYLFESYVPNGKRSADSARGMGIGLSICMSIVKAHHGKMEAANKKAGGATFRFTLPLEGTDLEQ; the protein is encoded by the coding sequence ATGAAAAGCAGCTGGACGGATACGTTTAAAACCATAGGCTTGCTCACCGCGGCAACCTTGTTTTCCATGGGGCTGCGCGCTTTGGCCATCGGTGAACAGAATGTCATTATGGTCTATATCTTGTCTGTCTTCATTATTTCAAGAACAACCAATGGCTATATTTACGGCAGTGTGGGGTCTGCTTTAAGCGTTCTTCTATTCAATTTCTTTTTCACCACTCCTTACTATACTTTTCATGTTATACAGGCCGATTATCCGGTTACCCTGCTGATTATGCTGCTTGTGGCATCCCTCACCAGCGCCTTGACCATCCGCGCCGGGTCTCAGGCCCAGCTTGCCCTGGAAAGAGAGCACCGCACCGAGCTTTTATATGAAATAAGCAAGCAGCTTCTTGTCACCAGGGGACTGGATAAGATCATCCATTTAATCAATCACTATATGATCAAGCTTTTTGAGCGATCCGCAATTTTTTACGCCCAGGATCCGGGAACTTCCCAAGGTGTTCTGAGACAATCCCCGGCTGAAGCCGATGCTTCCTTTATGCTGGCCGAGGATGAGCGGGCCGTGGCCCAATGGGCCTTCTTACATAAGGCCCAGGCAGGATTAGGCTCAGACACCCCCATGGATTCCCAGGGGTTTTATGTACCGGTTATTGCCCAGGGTAAGGTGCTTGGGGTAATCGGCTTATCCTGCGCTCAAGGGGAGCTTAATACAGCCGGCCGTTCCCTGCTCCAGGTGATCACCTCCCAGGTAGCGCTGGCTCTGGAAAGGCAGCATTTATCGGATGAACAAAGAAGGCTGTTTGTGGAATCGGAAAAAGAAAAAATGAGAAGCAACCTGCTGCGGGCTATTTCTCACGACCTCCGCACCCCTCTGACCGCTATTCTGGGAGCAAGCTCCGCCCTTCTGGAAAATCGTCAAACTCTGGATGAACCAACTCAGCAGCAATTGCTGGCCAATATTAAAGAGGATTCACAATGGCTGATCAGAATGGTGGAGAACCTGCTGTCCGTGACGCGCATCAGAGAGGGGACGATGAATGTGGCCAAGACAGCCGAGGCTGCTGAGGAGATTGTCGCGGCAGCTGTCAGCCGCATCAGAAAGCGGTTTCCTCAGCAAAGGATCAAGGTTGACGTACCGGCGGAGCTGCTGCTGGTCCCCATGGATGGCACCTTAATTGAGCAGGTTCTGATCAATCTGATCGAAAACGCCATTAAGCATTCCCCGGAAAACGCCGCCATTGAGGTCAATGTAAAAAAGCTTGAGAAGGAGGCCCTGTTTGAAGTCATCGATTATGGAACCGGCATCCCGGAGCAGAATTTCCCTTACCTTTTTGAGAGCTATGTTCCCAACGGTAAGCGCAGCGCCGACTCAGCAAGGGGAATGGGCATCGGCTTATCCATCTGCATGTCCATAGTCAAAGCCCATCATGGTAAAATGGAAGCTGCCAATAAAAAAGCGGGCGGCGCCACATTCCGGTTTACACTGCCTTTGGAGGGGACTGACCTTGAACAATAA
- the gatC gene encoding Asp-tRNA(Asn)/Glu-tRNA(Gln) amidotransferase subunit GatC, producing the protein MKITPKDVERLAFVSRLELTDEEKTAYTRSLQESLSYLDLLKQADTTAVEAAERVLPMINLFREDKAQPGLARELVFANAPEEEDGAFKVPRIL; encoded by the coding sequence ATGAAAATAACCCCAAAAGATGTGGAAAGGTTGGCCTTCGTGAGCCGCCTGGAACTGACCGACGAAGAAAAGACCGCCTATACCAGGTCCCTTCAGGAAAGCTTAAGCTATCTGGACCTGTTAAAACAAGCTGACACAACTGCCGTAGAAGCGGCGGAGCGGGTGCTGCCCATGATCAACCTGTTTCGGGAAGACAAAGCCCAGCCCGGTCTGGCTAGGGAACTGGTTTTCGCCAATGCACCTGAGGAAGAGGATGGGGCTTTTAAAGTACCCCGTATACTATAG
- a CDS encoding response regulator, which produces MNNKPLLLIVEDDEKISNFIAATLTANDYKVIRAAKGKDALSLTSSYSPDLILLDLGLPDLDGTEVLKSLRQWTGIPIVVVSARGNEQEKVEALDLGADDYITKPFGTLELLARIRTAIRHSQKNLMMSPGEQEKVTVGHLEIDYQKRRILLDGQEVHFTPIEYKIMVLLARNIGKVLTHDFIMKEVWGPYTNEIQALRVNMANIRRKIEQNPGEPRYIVTEVGVGYRMMED; this is translated from the coding sequence TTGAACAATAAACCTTTACTATTAATTGTTGAGGATGATGAGAAAATCAGCAACTTTATTGCGGCCACCTTAACCGCCAATGATTATAAGGTCATCAGGGCGGCGAAAGGCAAGGATGCCCTTTCCCTGACTTCCTCCTATAGTCCGGATTTGATTTTGCTCGATCTGGGTTTGCCGGATCTGGATGGCACCGAGGTTTTGAAATCACTGCGGCAATGGACGGGGATACCCATTGTGGTGGTCTCAGCACGGGGCAATGAACAGGAAAAGGTGGAAGCTCTTGATCTGGGCGCGGACGACTATATCACCAAACCTTTTGGAACTTTGGAGCTGCTGGCCAGAATCAGAACTGCCATCCGGCATAGTCAGAAGAATTTAATGATGAGCCCCGGGGAGCAGGAAAAAGTAACAGTGGGACATCTTGAGATCGATTATCAGAAAAGGCGTATTCTACTTGATGGCCAGGAGGTCCATTTTACCCCCATTGAATATAAGATCATGGTTCTGCTGGCCAGAAATATCGGCAAGGTCCTCACCCATGATTTTATCATGAAAGAAGTATGGGGGCCCTATACCAATGAAATCCAGGCACTGCGGGTCAACATGGCCAATATCCGCAGAAAGATCGAGCAGAACCCGGGAGAGCCCCGCTATATTGTTACCGAAGTCGGCGTCGGCTATCGCATGATGGAAGACTAG